Proteins encoded within one genomic window of Anopheles gambiae chromosome 3, idAnoGambNW_F1_1, whole genome shotgun sequence:
- the LOC1269454 gene encoding RNA-binding protein 45 isoform X2, producing MSDVNRAKEISEEPPMSRLFVICGKQITKEQLIKHFEPDGTIEECVVITDRKTGQGKGVAYVKFTKTSSAARGLRKNGTVVEGDTRPIKVMISASYNRDKNSDTSADVNENQFLRLFAIVPSNRTEEQLKEEFGTHGTVTQVRLVPDKKNDKQCAAYIKFPTFLETALAIENCNPQYKAKFCVPRSKLQQEREQKGHLSPDPFNRKRAHSPDRLSTVRGDTKLVVICSNQLNQDRLWRLFDICPGMKYCSIITASEINITAAVVYSSRQEAQRAVDKIHGLEYPLGERIIVRFEEELKEELITKDTLTQFGPPKPLVPDAVQFVKKAFFICMPEAVSVKLLTDAFCRFGDLIKVYLVPGKRHGYAEFASDVAANRAIQQLHGMQLGDCRLKVLECAEYTGDQKRNRMEH from the exons ATGTCGGATGTGAACCGCGCGAAAGAAATCTCCGAGGAACCGCCAATGTCCAGGCTGTTCGTGATTTGCGGCAAGCAAATCACGAAGGAGCAGCTAATAAAACACTTCGAACCGGACGGCACAATCGAAGAGTGTGTTGTGATAACGGATCGCAAGACCGGTCAGGGCAAGGGGGTCGCCTACGTAAAGTTCACCAAAACGTCGTCTGCTGCCCGTGGGCTGAGAAAGAATGGCACTGTTGTGGAGGGTGATACGCGACCAATTAAAGTGATGATATCCGCAAG CTACAACCGTGACAAGAACAGCGATACGTCGGCGGACGTGAATGAAAACCAATTTCTGCGCCTGTTTGCAATCGTGCCGAGCAACCGTACGGAGGAACAGCTGAAGGAAGAGTTTGGCACGCACGGGACGGTAACGCAAGTACGCCTAGTGCCGGACAAAAAGAACGACAAACAGTGTGCGGCGTACATAAAGTTTCCCACCTTCCTTGAGACGGCCCTGGCCATCGAGAACTGCAACCCTCAGTACAAAGCAAAATTTTGTGTACCGCGCAGCAAGCTACAGCAGGAGCGGGAACAGAAGGGGCATCTGTCACCGGACCCGTTCAACCGGAAGCGTGCCCATTCGCCCGATCGGCTGTCGACGGTTCGGGGTGACACGAAGCTGGTCGTGATCTGTAGCAACCAGCTCAATCAGGACCGATTGTGGCGCCTGTTTGACATATGCCCTGGGATGAAGTACTGCAGCATTATCACAGCTA GTGAGATCAATATAACAGCAGCAGTCGTGTATTCAAGCCGGCAGGAAGCACAGCGGGCGGTCGATAAAATCCACGGCCTAGAGTATCCGCTCGGCGAACGGATCATCGTGCGGTTCGAGGAGGAGCTGAAGGAGGAACTCATCACGAAGGATACACTGACACAGTTTGGACCGCCGAAGCCGCTCGTGCCGGACGCGGTGCAGTTTGTGAAGAAAGCGTTCTTCATCTGCATGCCCGAGGCCGTGTCGGTGAAGCTGCTGACGGATGCGTTTTGCCGGTTCGGTGATCTGATCAAGGTGTATCTCGTGCCGGGCAAACGGCACGGCTATGCGGAGTTTGCGAGCGATGTTGCAGCCAACCGTGCCATTCAGCAGCTGCACGGTATGCAGCTGGGCGATTGCCGGCTAAAGGTGCTGGAGTGTGCCGAGTACACGGGGGACCAGAAACGGAACCGGATGGAGCACTAA
- the LOC1269454 gene encoding RNA-binding protein 45 isoform X1: MSDVNRAKEISEEPPMSRLFVICGKQITKEQLIKHFEPDGTIEECVVITDRKTGQGKGVAYVKFTKTSSAARGLRKNGTVVEGDTRPIKVMISASYNRDKNSDTSADVNENQFLRLFAIVPSNRTEEQLKEEFGTHGTVTQVRLVPDKKNDKQCAAYIKFPTFLETALAIENCNPQYKAKFCVPRSKLQQEREQKGHLSPDPFNRKRAHSPDRLSTVRGDTKLVVICSNQLNQDRLWRLFDICPGMKYCSIITAMLLYLTGEINITAAVVYSSRQEAQRAVDKIHGLEYPLGERIIVRFEEELKEELITKDTLTQFGPPKPLVPDAVQFVKKAFFICMPEAVSVKLLTDAFCRFGDLIKVYLVPGKRHGYAEFASDVAANRAIQQLHGMQLGDCRLKVLECAEYTGDQKRNRMEH; the protein is encoded by the exons ATGTCGGATGTGAACCGCGCGAAAGAAATCTCCGAGGAACCGCCAATGTCCAGGCTGTTCGTGATTTGCGGCAAGCAAATCACGAAGGAGCAGCTAATAAAACACTTCGAACCGGACGGCACAATCGAAGAGTGTGTTGTGATAACGGATCGCAAGACCGGTCAGGGCAAGGGGGTCGCCTACGTAAAGTTCACCAAAACGTCGTCTGCTGCCCGTGGGCTGAGAAAGAATGGCACTGTTGTGGAGGGTGATACGCGACCAATTAAAGTGATGATATCCGCAAG CTACAACCGTGACAAGAACAGCGATACGTCGGCGGACGTGAATGAAAACCAATTTCTGCGCCTGTTTGCAATCGTGCCGAGCAACCGTACGGAGGAACAGCTGAAGGAAGAGTTTGGCACGCACGGGACGGTAACGCAAGTACGCCTAGTGCCGGACAAAAAGAACGACAAACAGTGTGCGGCGTACATAAAGTTTCCCACCTTCCTTGAGACGGCCCTGGCCATCGAGAACTGCAACCCTCAGTACAAAGCAAAATTTTGTGTACCGCGCAGCAAGCTACAGCAGGAGCGGGAACAGAAGGGGCATCTGTCACCGGACCCGTTCAACCGGAAGCGTGCCCATTCGCCCGATCGGCTGTCGACGGTTCGGGGTGACACGAAGCTGGTCGTGATCTGTAGCAACCAGCTCAATCAGGACCGATTGTGGCGCCTGTTTGACATATGCCCTGGGATGAAGTACTGCAGCATTATCACAGCTA TGTTGTTATATCTTACAGGTGAGATCAATATAACAGCAGCAGTCGTGTATTCAAGCCGGCAGGAAGCACAGCGGGCGGTCGATAAAATCCACGGCCTAGAGTATCCGCTCGGCGAACGGATCATCGTGCGGTTCGAGGAGGAGCTGAAGGAGGAACTCATCACGAAGGATACACTGACACAGTTTGGACCGCCGAAGCCGCTCGTGCCGGACGCGGTGCAGTTTGTGAAGAAAGCGTTCTTCATCTGCATGCCCGAGGCCGTGTCGGTGAAGCTGCTGACGGATGCGTTTTGCCGGTTCGGTGATCTGATCAAGGTGTATCTCGTGCCGGGCAAACGGCACGGCTATGCGGAGTTTGCGAGCGATGTTGCAGCCAACCGTGCCATTCAGCAGCTGCACGGTATGCAGCTGGGCGATTGCCGGCTAAAGGTGCTGGAGTGTGCCGAGTACACGGGGGACCAGAAACGGAACCGGATGGAGCACTAA